From Chengkuizengella sediminis, the proteins below share one genomic window:
- a CDS encoding SDR family NAD(P)-dependent oxidoreductase, which yields MPKITAITGGAQGIGRALAISFAKEGYHISIADTNKDAGIEVIRFIHQLGGKAMFVPTDIANMDDVIKWVNLTIEDMGVPDVLINNAGIAKNSPVLDCSLEDFDRVLSVNLRGTFFCSQQFAKRMIHKKNGAIINISSHELLCQRKIQKLIQHLKVAFWH from the coding sequence ATGCCAAAGATAACAGCGATTACTGGTGGAGCACAAGGGATTGGCAGAGCACTGGCCATTTCATTTGCAAAAGAAGGATACCATATTTCGATTGCGGATACAAACAAAGATGCGGGTATAGAAGTTATACGATTTATTCATCAATTAGGTGGAAAAGCCATGTTTGTCCCTACTGATATTGCTAATATGGATGATGTTATCAAGTGGGTCAATCTAACCATAGAGGATATGGGTGTACCTGATGTCCTCATTAATAACGCGGGAATTGCAAAAAACAGTCCTGTATTAGATTGTTCACTTGAAGACTTTGATCGCGTATTATCCGTAAATTTACGTGGTACTTTTTTTTGTTCCCAACAGTTTGCCAAACGTATGATACATAAAAAAAACGGAGCCATTATCAATATTTCCTCACACGAGCTCTTATGTCAGAGAAAAATACAGAAGCTTATTCAGCATCTAAAGGTGGCATTTTGGCATTAA
- a CDS encoding AAA family ATPase, translating into MRINQLQIDGFGIFNQRNFKLNQPVTLFYGQNEAGKSTTMGFIRNMLFGFPTRAHLQQRYEPVIGGLHGGFLQLEDETGETLRIERIHGKRDTIYASDGSILNEKEMQQRLGGISQQLFRDLFAFGLSELQEVRTLQSEEMSSYLFHSGMGIHANRIMDAEKKLIGVMETLFKPRGKNQLIIHQLKSLETIDNKLRENRRDIEKYNAHQHSLILINDEIHSVELSIKEKQDQLKWLNLCLKARDTWVRKQEINEELDRLPRFENFPVDAKIRFEKLVEVQENLKIERNRFILKKRKLEEEIQQLKPNTISMNSLPQLELLNEQLGTYENEKSLKHELKFENEQLNERLQNSLLKINENWTANQVRSFSTSVAAREKVLHFKSLLHEFHTEKEKLKVDFEQLTQKIESDKQLIEKIKLFISPLLKKNHHILAHMNMNSAQQLHTMIAEFKMDMNRLQFLDKELHLLETRKMDLLQNINELKMMKKDKKNKSLYWILLSLNIIVPSFLYVYDMTTFALIGFFSMLSIQIAYYFITKNSKSNNSINDSITRSQTSLNELQEEIIQKEQLYTKTKQSCTQFQMKLSAQKEIAISIESTNVDVHQTSEYQEVNELLMIIEQKIKEVEQNDIQIKQTETEIEHLMSGISLLKKSYLEKKDLLDKKQKDIKLLLDKWKHWLSQVELSMDLSPESVLEIFQQVDQAMNVLTNIEKNETKIKRLEEKIEHFEHEVNVFVPFTEGYSIGQALKQMRMEANLQVKKNDDQKNVTLQYEEVVEEIERIQETLKQLDEKKHLLWSEAQASDEKSFLSNVYYNDQRKQLEQELRHTQFSLQDWVGEKQLQKLELELKGNHTIETMTELKNELSAQLTEMQNRLVELRDQKGRTSHQLEKLESDMNHAEHMLAYEGELTKVRELSDQWAIHSFALHLIKKAKAKYEQERQPEVLMKASSYFEKMTNGAFRRVMVPFGEKRMIVERENGAQIETSFLSRGTAELLYLAMRFALAHEFGKKAALPLIMDDIFVNFDGDRLKSTLSVLNDVSNHHQLILFTCHEHIRTAMNDMFPQIQNIDLNLGQS; encoded by the coding sequence ATGAGAATCAACCAATTACAGATCGATGGTTTTGGTATATTTAATCAACGAAATTTTAAATTAAATCAACCGGTTACTTTATTTTACGGACAGAATGAAGCTGGGAAAAGTACAACAATGGGTTTTATACGGAATATGTTATTTGGTTTTCCTACTAGAGCACATTTACAACAAAGGTATGAACCTGTAATTGGTGGATTACATGGTGGATTCCTACAATTAGAAGACGAAACTGGGGAGACACTAAGAATTGAAAGAATTCATGGAAAGAGAGATACTATATACGCCAGTGATGGATCTATCTTAAACGAAAAAGAAATGCAGCAGCGATTAGGTGGGATTTCACAGCAGTTATTTCGTGATTTGTTTGCATTTGGTTTATCTGAGTTACAAGAGGTACGTACCTTACAATCAGAAGAAATGAGCAGTTATTTATTTCATTCTGGTATGGGAATACATGCGAATCGGATTATGGATGCAGAAAAGAAACTAATCGGGGTCATGGAAACCTTATTTAAACCTCGTGGTAAAAATCAGCTTATCATCCATCAATTAAAATCGTTGGAAACAATAGATAACAAACTGAGAGAAAATAGGAGAGATATTGAAAAGTACAATGCCCATCAACACTCTTTAATTTTGATCAATGATGAAATCCACTCAGTAGAACTATCTATTAAAGAAAAACAAGATCAACTAAAATGGTTAAACCTCTGCTTAAAAGCTCGAGATACTTGGGTTAGAAAACAAGAAATTAATGAAGAATTAGACCGTTTACCTAGGTTTGAAAACTTTCCAGTCGATGCAAAAATTCGATTTGAAAAGCTTGTAGAAGTTCAAGAAAACTTAAAGATAGAACGGAATCGTTTTATTTTAAAAAAAAGAAAGTTAGAGGAAGAAATTCAACAATTAAAACCCAACACAATATCGATGAATTCGTTACCTCAATTAGAATTACTAAATGAACAATTAGGAACGTACGAAAATGAAAAATCCTTAAAACATGAATTGAAATTCGAAAATGAACAACTGAATGAAAGACTTCAAAACAGTCTGCTAAAAATAAACGAAAACTGGACCGCAAATCAAGTTAGATCTTTTTCTACATCTGTAGCCGCTAGAGAAAAGGTGTTACATTTTAAATCGTTATTACATGAATTTCATACAGAAAAAGAGAAATTAAAGGTTGATTTTGAGCAATTAACTCAGAAGATTGAATCGGACAAACAGTTAATAGAAAAAATAAAATTATTCATTTCCCCACTGTTGAAAAAGAATCATCATATCTTAGCTCACATGAACATGAATAGTGCTCAACAGTTACATACAATGATCGCTGAATTCAAAATGGATATGAACAGACTTCAGTTTCTGGATAAAGAGCTTCATTTGTTAGAAACAAGAAAAATGGATTTACTACAAAACATAAATGAGCTAAAAATGATGAAAAAAGATAAAAAAAACAAAAGTTTATATTGGATTTTGTTGAGTTTAAATATCATCGTTCCATCTTTTTTATATGTATACGATATGACGACTTTTGCCTTGATTGGTTTCTTTAGTATGTTGAGTATTCAGATTGCATACTATTTTATAACTAAAAATAGTAAATCCAACAATTCAATAAATGATTCCATAACTAGAAGTCAGACATCCTTAAATGAACTACAGGAGGAAATAATTCAAAAAGAGCAGTTATACACAAAAACAAAACAATCATGTACCCAATTCCAAATGAAGTTATCAGCTCAAAAAGAGATTGCCATCTCAATAGAGTCTACAAATGTAGATGTACATCAAACCTCTGAATATCAGGAAGTGAATGAGCTTTTGATGATTATAGAGCAAAAAATAAAAGAAGTAGAGCAAAATGATATCCAAATTAAACAAACTGAAACAGAAATTGAACATTTAATGAGTGGTATAAGTTTGTTGAAAAAATCATATCTAGAAAAAAAAGACTTACTCGATAAGAAACAAAAGGATATCAAACTTCTTTTAGATAAATGGAAACATTGGTTATCTCAAGTTGAACTATCCATGGATCTTTCTCCCGAATCTGTGTTAGAAATTTTTCAACAAGTGGATCAAGCGATGAATGTACTCACAAATATAGAAAAAAATGAAACAAAAATAAAACGATTGGAAGAAAAGATTGAGCACTTTGAACATGAAGTGAATGTTTTTGTTCCATTCACAGAAGGGTATAGTATTGGACAAGCCTTAAAACAAATGAGAATGGAAGCAAATTTACAAGTAAAGAAAAATGATGATCAAAAAAATGTTACATTGCAATATGAGGAAGTTGTTGAAGAGATTGAAAGAATTCAAGAAACTTTAAAGCAATTGGATGAGAAAAAACATCTTTTATGGAGCGAGGCACAAGCTTCGGATGAAAAATCATTTTTATCGAACGTATATTACAATGATCAGAGGAAACAACTTGAGCAAGAATTACGTCACACTCAATTTTCTCTTCAAGATTGGGTTGGAGAAAAACAACTGCAAAAGCTGGAGTTAGAGTTAAAGGGAAACCATACAATAGAGACGATGACAGAATTAAAAAATGAACTATCTGCTCAACTGACGGAAATGCAAAATCGCCTAGTTGAACTGAGAGATCAAAAAGGAAGAACGAGTCACCAGCTTGAAAAATTAGAATCAGATATGAATCATGCTGAACATATGCTTGCATATGAAGGAGAATTGACAAAGGTGAGAGAACTTTCGGATCAATGGGCTATTCATTCGTTTGCATTACACTTAATTAAAAAAGCAAAGGCAAAGTATGAACAAGAACGTCAGCCAGAAGTATTAATGAAAGCATCATCCTACTTTGAAAAAATGACGAATGGAGCCTTTCGAAGAGTGATGGTCCCTTTTGGAGAAAAACGAATGATTGTAGAGAGAGAAAATGGGGCACAAATAGAAACTTCATTTTTAAGTAGAGGCACAGCAGAATTATTATATTTAGCGATGCGTTTTGCACTTGCACATGAGTTTGGGAAAAAAGCAGCACTCCCCTTAATCATGGATGATATCTTTGTGAATTTTGATGGAGATAGACTTAAGTCTACGTTATCCGTTTTAAATGATGTATCCAATCATCATCAACTCATACTTTTCACTTGTCATGAACATATTCGAACAGCCATGAATGATATGTTTCCTCAGATTCAAAATATAGATTTGAATTTAGGTCAATCATAG
- a CDS encoding metallophosphoesterase family protein, with protein MKSFRFIHAADLHLDSPFKGYMNIPSKEITSYIKNSTFIALQTMVDLAIREKVQFVVLSGDIFDLADRSLRAQIRFQKEMLRLGENNIQVFIIHGNHDPEDGSRADLKWPDHVHFFPSNQVEMIPALDRNGQEIAHIYGISYPTRSVTSNLTEKFNIKDVNQYNIALLHTNLDGNPAHDNYAPSHKEDLLKLAVNYWALGHIHTRQIVHEEPHIVYPGNIQGRSVRELGERGCYIVDVDETRTTKLTFVALEAVRWIHNKINIADLKSEQDLKDAVDLQLKMLDEEKDNKPTIARFTFEGYGPLHHFLNEDVNVKELLMEYQEKYTLESIKVDRSFVWIESFKIKTSPEISKDQYMDDSHYLGDLLRISQHLLNDSNQLQAFNEEALFSMKSHLKAGKYLREMDSEQQRIEWLKTAEELVLHLLLEEVK; from the coding sequence TTGAAATCGTTTCGATTTATACATGCAGCAGATTTACATTTGGACAGCCCCTTCAAAGGGTATATGAACATACCTTCTAAGGAAATTACATCCTATATTAAAAACTCTACTTTTATAGCTCTTCAAACTATGGTGGATTTGGCGATTCGAGAAAAAGTTCAATTTGTGGTTTTGAGTGGGGATATTTTCGATTTGGCAGACCGTTCTTTACGTGCACAAATTCGTTTTCAGAAAGAAATGTTAAGGTTAGGGGAAAACAACATTCAAGTGTTTATTATTCATGGTAACCATGATCCAGAGGATGGTAGTAGAGCAGATCTAAAGTGGCCAGACCATGTTCATTTTTTCCCATCTAATCAAGTTGAAATGATACCTGCACTTGACCGTAATGGACAAGAAATAGCTCATATCTATGGCATTTCTTATCCTACTAGATCTGTAACTAGCAATTTAACAGAAAAATTTAATATAAAAGATGTGAATCAATATAATATTGCATTATTACATACAAATTTAGATGGTAATCCCGCTCACGATAATTATGCACCTTCACATAAAGAAGACCTATTAAAGTTAGCGGTGAATTATTGGGCGTTAGGGCATATTCATACAAGACAAATCGTGCATGAAGAACCACATATCGTGTATCCAGGTAATATACAAGGAAGAAGTGTTAGAGAGTTAGGTGAAAGAGGATGTTACATTGTAGATGTAGATGAAACAAGGACAACAAAGCTTACCTTTGTTGCATTAGAAGCAGTTCGTTGGATTCATAACAAAATAAATATCGCTGATTTGAAAAGTGAGCAGGATCTCAAAGATGCAGTTGATCTACAACTAAAGATGTTGGATGAGGAGAAGGACAATAAACCTACAATTGCCCGGTTTACTTTTGAAGGTTATGGACCCTTACACCATTTTTTAAATGAGGATGTAAATGTAAAAGAATTATTGATGGAGTATCAGGAAAAATACACCTTAGAATCTATAAAAGTCGATCGTTCTTTTGTATGGATTGAAAGTTTTAAAATCAAAACAAGTCCTGAAATTTCAAAAGATCAATATATGGATGATTCACATTATTTAGGTGATTTATTACGTATTTCACAACATTTATTGAATGATTCAAATCAGCTTCAAGCTTTTAATGAAGAAGCTTTGTTTTCTATGAAATCTCATTTGAAAGCAGGAAAATATCTTCGAGAAATGGATTCTGAACAGCAACGAATCGAATGGTTAAAAACAGCAGAAGAACTCGTTCTCCATCTGTTGCTAGAAGAGGTGAAATGA
- a CDS encoding glycosyltransferase family 4 protein: protein MKILQAMFFPPEQPGGVSSMVPYIKENFKKIDWNMEIFYLPKRIRNKGTDDVEFSTFDWKKHDGNLIVDKYIQTLKDYTWWTRLRLQESYDLIHAHHPIAGLVMKKCFPQTPVILTVHSSYEKELLLNHKISKDSSEHQFLTSIYRELEFHLDGMITVSQSFKNYLSNFVQNKDHIQVIYNGYDFDRFRPITHDNNIPQIISLCRLVPAKGMDILLEACAQLKKRGHSFVLHIIGDGPIRKDLELMAKEMDVYEEIIFYGYMLHPEEFIPFYDIFVLPSRAEAFGSVFAEAALSQLALVGTNIGGIAEQIDHGKNGLLVPVDDVPSLTNALEELMTSPNFRNELAKNAWEKAKTEYSITRVIDQLKSIYLKQMNQAN, encoded by the coding sequence ATGAAAATATTACAAGCGATGTTTTTTCCTCCAGAACAACCTGGTGGTGTTTCATCTATGGTTCCATACATTAAAGAGAACTTTAAAAAAATAGACTGGAATATGGAGATTTTTTATTTACCAAAACGAATTAGAAATAAAGGTACTGATGATGTTGAATTTTCCACATTTGACTGGAAAAAACATGATGGGAATCTAATTGTAGATAAGTATATTCAGACGCTGAAAGATTATACGTGGTGGACTAGGTTGAGGTTGCAAGAATCCTATGATTTGATTCATGCACATCATCCTATAGCAGGTTTAGTTATGAAAAAATGTTTTCCTCAAACCCCCGTAATATTAACGGTTCATTCAAGTTATGAAAAAGAACTTTTATTAAATCATAAAATTTCTAAAGATAGTTCGGAGCATCAATTTCTTACATCCATATATCGCGAGTTAGAGTTCCACTTAGATGGGATGATTACAGTGTCTCAATCGTTTAAAAACTACTTATCAAATTTTGTTCAAAATAAGGATCATATTCAGGTCATTTATAATGGTTATGATTTTGATCGTTTTCGACCGATCACACATGATAATAACATACCGCAAATCATTTCATTATGTCGCTTAGTTCCTGCCAAAGGCATGGATATTCTGTTAGAGGCCTGTGCTCAGTTGAAAAAAAGAGGTCACTCATTTGTGTTGCATATCATTGGAGATGGACCGATTAGAAAAGATTTGGAGCTTATGGCAAAAGAAATGGATGTATATGAAGAGATTATTTTTTACGGTTATATGCTGCACCCTGAGGAGTTTATCCCTTTTTATGATATATTTGTCCTCCCATCAAGAGCTGAAGCTTTTGGTTCAGTATTTGCAGAGGCGGCTTTATCACAGCTTGCTTTAGTAGGCACAAATATAGGTGGAATAGCAGAACAAATTGATCATGGTAAAAATGGTTTATTGGTACCTGTAGATGATGTACCATCATTAACAAACGCTTTAGAAGAACTAATGACCTCTCCTAATTTTCGAAATGAACTTGCTAAAAATGCGTGGGAAAAAGCAAAAACAGAATACTCTATCACTAGAGTGATTGATCAACTTAAAAGCATTTATTTAAAACAGATGAATCAAGCCAACTAG
- a CDS encoding SDR family oxidoreductase produces the protein MALTHAMAVSLGEFGIRVNAISPGWIETRDWLFSEDAEEPFHTEKDKLQHPVGRVGKPEDIVAACLFIAEEKAGFITGQNLVIDGGMTIKMIYD, from the coding sequence TTGGCATTAACACATGCCATGGCTGTCAGTTTAGGAGAATTTGGTATTCGAGTTAACGCCATTAGTCCAGGATGGATTGAAACTCGTGACTGGTTATTTTCAGAGGATGCTGAAGAACCATTTCATACGGAAAAAGATAAACTTCAACATCCTGTTGGAAGAGTTGGAAAACCAGAGGATATTGTGGCCGCTTGTTTGTTCATTGCGGAGGAAAAAGCAGGTTTTATTACTGGACAAAACCTCGTGATTGACGGTGGCATGACAATCAAAATGATCTATGATTGA
- a CDS encoding helix-turn-helix domain-containing protein yields the protein MITTKANSSLGELIRHHRKQAEMTLVQLEKLTDVDKASISRIESGQVKRPSLVNIQKIGCILKISSEEIIERYIEVEERDEVLFTIFDKLIQGEKNISIISNVAMKVLQSPVVDSIELVKRLYEKVTIIEKPSIKLALFQLIINYSRAHGIMPYIAKSMLQVYLIERDDFSKFRSTYVSGKGILFFEDFLSSEERGLMYYKLGVHAYYLCIFEESVDLGRKALDAEISDNRMRANTIYFVCNCYYYLGDYEQTKKYLTLYNEYSLPEVKDNTKLIEAALHSANGKHQLAISVLQENLPYCGDDTLLHVVNLLIILHLQTKNLSEIEMLFHLERRLLSIPCVTPFLQAELAHYYKLRGDYYIVTERIEEGINCYLEAAAGYAKVDLIAKESDCLRLILNIHTNKKETMDVSTIEKLETYHNYKVKTSNL from the coding sequence ATGATTACCACCAAAGCAAATTCATCATTGGGGGAACTCATTCGACATCATCGGAAACAAGCTGAAATGACATTAGTGCAGCTAGAAAAATTAACCGATGTTGATAAAGCTAGCATATCTAGGATCGAATCGGGACAAGTTAAACGTCCATCCTTAGTAAATATTCAAAAAATAGGCTGTATACTAAAAATTTCTTCTGAAGAGATAATCGAGCGATATATAGAAGTTGAAGAAAGAGATGAAGTTTTATTTACTATTTTTGATAAGTTAATTCAAGGAGAAAAAAACATTTCTATTATTTCGAATGTGGCTATGAAGGTCCTTCAATCTCCTGTAGTAGATAGCATAGAATTAGTTAAAAGATTATATGAGAAGGTGACAATCATTGAGAAACCTTCTATAAAGCTAGCTCTTTTTCAACTAATTATTAACTATTCACGAGCTCACGGAATCATGCCTTATATCGCTAAAAGTATGTTACAAGTATATCTTATTGAACGGGATGATTTCTCAAAATTTCGATCAACGTATGTATCTGGAAAAGGTATTTTGTTTTTCGAGGATTTCCTTTCTAGTGAAGAGCGAGGTCTAATGTATTATAAATTGGGTGTCCATGCTTACTATTTATGTATATTTGAAGAAAGCGTTGATTTGGGTAGAAAAGCATTGGACGCAGAGATCTCAGATAATAGAATGAGGGCAAATACTATCTATTTTGTATGTAATTGTTACTATTACTTAGGTGATTATGAACAAACAAAAAAATACTTAACTTTATATAATGAGTATTCGCTTCCAGAAGTAAAAGACAATACAAAATTAATAGAAGCTGCATTACATTCGGCTAATGGAAAACATCAACTAGCTATTTCGGTTCTGCAAGAGAACCTGCCATATTGTGGGGATGACACTTTGCTGCATGTAGTGAATCTTTTAATCATTTTACACTTGCAGACGAAAAATCTATCTGAAATTGAAATGCTTTTTCACCTAGAAAGAAGACTATTATCTATTCCATGTGTTACACCGTTTCTTCAAGCTGAGTTAGCCCACTATTACAAACTCAGAGGAGATTATTATATAGTAACAGAAAGAATTGAGGAAGGGATAAATTGTTATTTGGAAGCAGCAGCAGGATATGCCAAGGTTGATCTTATCGCTAAGGAAAGTGATTGCCTAAGGCTTATCTTGAATATACATACTAATAAAAAAGAGACGATGGATGTTTCAACAATTGAAAAACTAGAAACTTATCATAATTACAAAGTGAAGACCTCAAATTTATAA